The genomic window CAAGGACATCCGAAATGCCATCAAGTTGGCCAATGCCCTGTGAAGGTGTCCCCAATGGAATCCCCCAAACCCATGACCTCACGAACCCCCCGAGTGGCGCGCCCGGGAAAAACGGTCACCACGCCCTACGACCCCGCCTCCAACCTGGTTTCACCGGAACGCATGGCCGCGCTCCTCGAGGCCGCCCTCGAGGACGGGCACCCCCGGGTCATCGCCGCCGCGCTCGGGGCGATCGCCCGCGCCCAGGGAATGGCAAGGATCGCCAAGGTCACCGGGCTGAATGAAAAATCCCTCTACCGGGCCCTTTCGGGGGAAGGGAATCCTGAACTCGAGACGTTCATCAAGGTTGTGAGGGCCCTGGGGCTCCACCTCCACGCCTCCGCCTAGGATCTACCGCCTCAGGGGAATCCCCGCAGGTTCCAGCCGTTCCTTGAACGCCCCCGCGGTCATCAGCGCCGCGGGATAGGCGATGCCATCCGCCCCGTGTGCCAGGGCCTCCACGGCCAGGGCGGGGTCGGAGCAGGCGAGCAGGATGGGGGTCGGCAGGTGGGCGGCCCGGGCGCAGAGATCGGCCAGGTGGCGGTCGCCGGCCTTGAGGAGGATCTCCCCTGCCCCGCCCAGGTTGCGCAGGTCCTCCAGGGCCGCGTCCCAGCCGCCGGACCAGGCGGCCTCCAGGGAGGCGGTGATCCGGGCGCGGCCGAAGCGGGCGGCGTCCAGGGCGTCCAGGTCCCGGGCCGGGAGCACCACGCGGTCGGCGCCGTCCTCCAGGGCCTCCTGGAGCTCGGCGGGGTCCTGGAAGGGGGCCTCCAGGGCGAAGGGGAGGAAGAGGGCACGGGCCACGTCCAGCATCCAGGCCTGGCGCAGGCGCCTTCCCCGGCCCAGTTCCACGAACAGGAGGCCGTCGGCGCCCTCCAGTTCCAGGCGGCGGGCCCAGTCGATGGGGGCGCCCAGGTCGGCGGCGTCGGCGGGGTCCACCACGCGGCCTTCCAGGACGTGGAGCACCGGGACCAGACGTTTGGCATCCATTTTCGGACCTCAGTTGCCGGCGCGGGCGGCGGGGAATTCGCCCAGGCCGGCCAGGATCCTTTCCAGGAAGGCCAGGCCGAAGGCGCCGGACTTCTCGGGATGGGCCTGGAGGCCCAGGGTCTGGCCGCGCATCTCCAGCACGGAGAAGGGACGGCCGTGGACGGCGGTGTGCAGGGTGCGGCTGCCGGGCTCCAGGGCATGGGCGTGCTTGAAGTAGAGCCAGGCCCCCTTGGCCTCGGGGATGACGGGGTGGGGGCTGTGCCGGGTGATGACCGTCCAGCCGTCGTGGGGGAGCTTCACCCCGGGGCCCAGGCTCCGCACGATGCCGGGGATCAGCCCCAGGCCGGTGCCCCGGGGGGATTCCTCGCTCCCTTCGGCCAGCAGGTGGAGGCCCAGGCCGATGCCCAGAACCGGGCGGCCGGCGGCGGCCAGCTGAGGCAGTTCGTACCACCAGCCGCTCGCCTTCAGGGCGGCGCAGGCGGGGTCGAAGGGGCCGGAGCCCAGGATCACCAGAGGGCCGGCCGAAGCGGCTGAACCGGGGTCCGGGGCCCGCCGGTGTTCGAAGCCCAGGTGGTCCAGGGCCCCTTCCAGGGTGTGCAGGCTTGCGGCGCCCGGGCCGATGAGGGTGATCACGGCCG from Geothrix sp. 21YS21S-2 includes these protein-coding regions:
- a CDS encoding addiction module antidote protein gives rise to the protein MTSRTPRVARPGKTVTTPYDPASNLVSPERMAALLEAALEDGHPRVIAAALGAIARAQGMARIAKVTGLNEKSLYRALSGEGNPELETFIKVVRALGLHLHASA
- a CDS encoding HisA/HisF-related TIM barrel protein, producing the protein MDAKRLVPVLHVLEGRVVDPADAADLGAPIDWARRLELEGADGLLFVELGRGRRLRQAWMLDVARALFLPFALEAPFQDPAELQEALEDGADRVVLPARDLDALDAARFGRARITASLEAAWSGGWDAALEDLRNLGGAGEILLKAGDRHLADLCARAAHLPTPILLACSDPALAVEALAHGADGIAYPAALMTAGAFKERLEPAGIPLRR